One window of the Halobacillus litoralis genome contains the following:
- a CDS encoding glycerate kinase family protein gives MKIVIAPDSFKGSLSADQVSLAMEEGIHAAVKGAETIRIPVADGGEGTIDALGKWVSREVPVQVKGPTGEKVDTSFVELPYEGKVVTFIECARSTGLTLVPSDQRKPFLLNSFGLGEQIRAAIEKGSRNLFISLGGSATTDGGTGLLQALGYRFFDEKGERLPEDRNVLTEIADMDDRDVLPELEDCKLTIASDVTNPFYGEKGAAHVYGPQKGANQEDVLLLDQGLEKFAEAVRGYSGIDLQEIPGAGAAGGLGGALAGVLHATMKSGFRVVADLVKLDEMIAGADLVLTGEGSLDAQSADGKVPVSVGKIADKHDVPAVAVAGAVETEGDYTPLTAVFSIQPGPCSLEQAVEAETAYNNIVHITKQVVRLRK, from the coding sequence ATGAAAATCGTCATCGCCCCCGATTCTTTCAAAGGCTCTCTGTCGGCAGACCAAGTGAGTCTAGCGATGGAAGAGGGGATACACGCAGCGGTCAAGGGGGCAGAGACCATCCGCATCCCGGTGGCGGATGGCGGGGAAGGAACGATCGATGCCCTTGGCAAATGGGTTTCCCGTGAAGTTCCAGTACAGGTGAAGGGACCGACAGGAGAGAAGGTAGACACATCCTTTGTCGAGCTTCCTTACGAAGGGAAGGTTGTCACTTTCATAGAGTGTGCCAGAAGTACGGGGCTGACCCTTGTACCTTCTGATCAGCGCAAACCCTTCTTGTTGAACTCTTTTGGCCTTGGCGAGCAAATACGTGCAGCGATCGAAAAGGGATCGAGGAACCTGTTCATTTCACTTGGAGGAAGCGCGACCACGGACGGCGGGACAGGTTTACTGCAAGCACTTGGCTATCGTTTTTTTGATGAAAAAGGTGAACGCTTACCAGAAGACCGCAATGTTTTGACTGAGATTGCCGACATGGATGATCGTGATGTCTTACCAGAACTGGAAGACTGTAAACTGACAATCGCCTCTGACGTGACCAACCCTTTCTATGGAGAAAAAGGAGCAGCGCATGTTTACGGCCCTCAAAAAGGCGCGAATCAAGAAGATGTGCTCCTATTGGATCAGGGGTTGGAAAAGTTTGCTGAAGCCGTCCGCGGTTATTCAGGCATCGATCTTCAGGAAATCCCAGGTGCTGGTGCAGCCGGCGGACTTGGAGGGGCGCTTGCGGGGGTTCTCCATGCTACCATGAAATCTGGCTTCCGAGTCGTCGCTGATTTAGTCAAATTAGATGAAATGATCGCAGGGGCAGACCTTGTATTGACAGGGGAAGGAAGCCTTGATGCTCAATCAGCCGATGGGAAAGTGCCTGTTTCGGTCGGGAAAATTGCCGATAAACATGACGTTCCGGCTGTCGCTGTTGCCGGGGCCGTCGAAACGGAGGGGGATTATACCCCTCTCACAGCCGTGTTCTCGATTCAGCCTGGTCCCTGTTCGCTGGAGCAGGCCGTGGAAGCGGAGACGGCTTATAACAATATCGTCCACATCACGAAGCAAGTGGTCCGTTTGAGGAAATAG